Proteins from one Mercurialis annua linkage group LG7, ddMerAnnu1.2, whole genome shotgun sequence genomic window:
- the LOC126655206 gene encoding uncharacterized protein LOC126655206 has translation MAVEEAAVMVTESTETVTVEQTLTVTSVTVKTQTSNEATIESNTEGGTESTCNNTNNGEQPPAINSDDSLEEAVELTEKGTKALDENDYGEAVECFSRALEIRVTHYGELAVECLSAYYQYGRALLYKAQEEADPLGTVPKKESEIKQESDKDGSVKSSLKAESSTASAVSSNVEEDGKKPDSNHGEGAVDDASGEDGEDSDDEDLAEAEEDGGDDSDLDLAWKMLDVARAIAEKHSGDTMDKVDVLSALAEVALEREDIETSLSDYQKALLILERLVEPDSRHLAELNFRICLCLEVGSKPQEAITYCQKAVSVCKSRLERLRNEVKGSSESNISSAVSELDDSVQQSSNGAENSSMTDKEAEIETLATLSGDLEKKLEDLQQLAINPKSILSEILGMASAKAKDAIKIPSSAIMSSSQMATAGSSGGFDSPTVSTAHTNGAAVTHLGVVGRGVKRVLTSASSTGSSPVKKPASNSADKDDGTH, from the exons ATGGCAGTAGAAGAAGCTGCTGTCATGGTAACGGAATCAACAGAGACAGTGACGGTAGAACAAACCCTAACCGTAACCTCCGTCACCGTCAAAACACAGACGTCAAACGAAGCCACAATCGAATCCAACACGGAAGGCGGCACTGAGTCAACTTGCAATAACACTAACAACGGAGAACAACCGCCAGCTATTAACTCCGACGATTCGTTAGAGGAGGCGGTTGAGCTTACTGAGAAAGGAACTAAAGCTCTGGATGAAAATGATTACGGCGAAGCTGTTGAGTGCTTCAGCCGTGCTCTTGAAATCAG GGTTACACACTATGGTGAGCTGGCAGTTGAGTGTCTGAGTGCTTACTATCAATATGGGCGTGCTTTGTTGTATAAAGCTCAAGAGGAGGCTGATCCGTTGGGAACAGTACCTAAAAAGGAGAGTGAGATTAAACAAGAATCTGATAAAGATGGGTCTGTTAAGAGTTCTTTGAAAGCGGAATCTTCGACTGCTTCTGCTGTTTCTAGTAATGTCGAAGAGGATGGGAAGAAGCCTGATTCGAATCACGGAGAAGGAGCGGTGGATGATG CTTCTGGAGAAGATGGTGAGGATAGTGATGATGAAGACTTGGCCGAAGCGGAAGAAGATGGCGGTGATGACTCTGACCTTGACTTGGCATGGAAAATGCTTGATGTTGCAAGGGCAATTGCTGAAAAACACTCTGGTGACACAATGGATAAAGTGGATGTGCTCTCAGCGTTAGCTGAAGTTGCTTTGGAAAGAG AGGACATTGAAACATCGCTCAGTGACTACCAGAAAGCACTTCTCATTCTAGAACGACTTGTTGAACCGGACAGTAGACATCTTGCTGAACT AAATTTCCGTATATGTTTGTGTTTGGAGGTCGGCTCAAAACCTCAGGAAGCAATAACCTATTGCCAGAAAGCTGTATCAGTTTGCAAGTCAAGGCTAGAGCGACTTAGGAATGAAGTAAAGGGTTCTTCAGAATCTAATATATCATCAGCAGTTTCTGAATTAGATGACTCTGTTCAGCAGTCATCCAATGGCGCAGAAAACTCCTCCATGACAGATAAAGAAGCAGAGATTGAAACACTTGCTACCCTATCAGGGGATTTGGAGAAGAAG CTGGAAGATCTTCAACAGCTTGCCATAAACCCGAAATCAATTCTATCTGAAATCCTGGGAATGGCTTCTGCAAAGGCAAAAGATGCAATAAAAATTCCATCTTCTGCCATTATGAGTTCTTCACAGATGGCCACTGCTGGCAGCAGTGGAGGTTTTGACTCTCCAACTGTTTCAACTGCTCACACAAACGGTGCTGCAGTCACTCATCTTGGTGTTGTGGGAAGAGGAGTCAAGCGAGTGTTGACGAGTGCTAGTTCAACAGGATCTAGCCCTGTGAAGAAGCCTGCATCTAATTCAGCAGACAAAGATGACGGTACCCACTAG
- the LOC126655210 gene encoding uncharacterized protein LOC126655210 produces MASTISAPNTIQAFSLNQARNHHAPSRNAEIPKSTLISRRNLLYAVTAAPALTLRDAPAKAQDIPLFGLRKKLKNAEKEAEELVKEGFETAEKGLETAERGIKTAEEGIETAEKEIEEAVKFGGLPQAGAVVGAEFIGVLVASSIVNGILGPEAQKS; encoded by the coding sequence ATGGCTTCCACAATCTCTGCACCAAATACTATCCAAGCTTTCTCACTCAATCAAGCGCGTAACCACCACGCTCCATCTCGCAATGCAGAAATTCCAAAATCCACACTCATCAGCAGAAGAAACTTACTGTACGCGGTTACAGCAGCGCCGGCATTGACATTGAGAGACGCACCAGCCAAAGCACAGGATATTCCGTTATTCGGACTGAGAAAGAAGCTGAAGAACGCGGAGAAAGAAGCGGAGGAATTAGTGAAAGAAGGATTTGAAACGGCGGAGAAAGGACTTGAAACGGCGGAGAGAGGGATTAAAACGGCGGAGGAAGGGATTGAAACGGCGGAGAAAGAGATTGAAGAGGCGGTTAAATTTGGAGGATTGCCACAGGCTGGTGCTGTGGTTGGGGCGGAATTTATTGGTGTGTTGGTGGCTAGTTCTATTGTTAATGGAATTTTAGGACCTGAAGCTcaaaaatcttaa
- the LOC126655592 gene encoding replication protein A 70 kDa DNA-binding subunit A-like, with protein sequence MASIQISDISKETKNVKFIARVARTWNFINPHNADDIYSFEFLLIDEKGTTIQGTVGKNIADKFRPLLSQGNICCISGFIVMPAQNNYKISDHAFRIKLLPNATIKLIDDVSLSIPFDKFNLLTFDELKDRIGKIDYLCDAIGQLVTMENIQQIRISNRIKNKRTVFIQDSRNEKIEVTLWEKTAMDFPEEQIIASAEQEPVIVVFAAMTVKSFNDATILSGTSATKLYINPELPEIVAFLQSLPNPPAQFSSVVHNSLPPLDPESEKNTNRKTIAELLDLDIHTDKDEKFTCEAVIKEIDASDGWWYRACARCKSGIQSYNEDIYCKNCGVISDLPIPWYKLTIMAEDNTGIAPFIIFGNMATELVGLPASSLSTMSKDRCQAPALMARIYGLKKQFQIKLSDRIHDSSELSFKVIHIFKDTVVIKKETPSPTNASSSQLLIRDANYALSSPEGRKISKSTDESSTSSATKSAKKSKIE encoded by the exons ATGGCATCCATACAAATATCTGACATctcaaaagaaacaaaaaatgtcaaGTTTATTGCACGAGTCGCTCGAACTTGGAATTTTATTAACCCTCATAATGCTGATGATATTTATAGTTTTGAGTTTCTACTCATTGATGAAAag GGAACAACAATTCAAGGAactgttggaaaaaatattgcTGATAAGTTTCGCCCCCTGCTTAGTCAAGGAAATATTTGCTGTATATCTGGTTTTATTGTTATGCCTGCTCAAAACAACTATAAAATCAGCGATCATGCTTTTCGTATCAAATTATTACCAAATGCCACTATTAAATTGATCGATGATGTGTCACTTTCCATCCCCTTTGACAAATTTAATCTGCTGACTTTTGATGAACTCAAAGACCGAATAGGAAAGATTGATTATCTATGCG aTGCCATAGGTCAATTAGTTACTATGGAAAACATTCAGCAAATAAGAATATCAAACAGAATCAAAAACAAGCGGACAGTTTTCATACAAGACTCAAg aaatgaaaaaatagaaGTTACACTGTGGGAAAAAACAGCAATGGATTTTCCAGAAGAACAAATAATTGCGTCCGCAGAACAAGAACCCGTGATTGTCGTTTTTGCTGCCATGACTGTGAAATCATTTAATG atGCCACAATTCTAAGTGGAACATCAGCAACAAAACTCTACATTAATCCTGAATTACCTGAGATTGTTGCTTTTTTACAAAG CTTGCCAAATCCACCTGCTCAGTTTTCATCTGTTGTCCATAATTCTTTGCCACCTTTGGATCCTGAAAGTGAAAAGAACACAAATAGAAAAACCATTGCTGAATTACTGGATCTCGATATTCATACTGACAAG GACGAAAAATTCACTTGTGAGGCTGTTATCAAAGAAATTGATGCTTCAGATGGCTGGTGGTATAGAGCATGTGCCCGTTGCAAAAGTGGTATTCAGAGTTACAACGAAGATATCTATTGCAAAAACTGCGGGGTTATATCCGACCTTCCAATACCTTG GTACAAATTAACTATCATGGCTGAAGACAATACAGGAATCGCACCTTTCATAATTTTTGGAAATATGGCTACAGAATTGGTCGGACTGCCGGCGAGTAGCCTTTCTACTATGTCAAAAGACCGATGTCAAGCTCCTGCTCTCATGGCAAGGATTTATGGtttaaagaaacaatttcagATAAAATTAAGTGATCGGATACACGATTCTTCAGAATTGTCTTTTAAGGTTATTCATATTTTCAAAGACACAGTGGTTATCAAGAAAGAGACTCCAAGTCCGACAAACGCATCATCATCTCAGTTGCTTATTCGAGATGCCAATTATGCGTTGTCCTCGCCAGAAGGACGGAAAATATCAAAAAGCACCGACGAAAGTTCAACTTCATCAGCAACTAAATCAGCAAAAAAGTCTAAAATAGAGTAA
- the LOC126655597 gene encoding uncharacterized protein LOC126655597: protein MDIYNSRTRKRRIDAILSSMNHDDTHDDIEITSTYLDSNAPECECPHCGALFWRCEAVKKQTSRTHPQFNLCCKNGLIILPQLKKAPEILHLLLNDDTSQTTKKFRENIRIYNSMFAFTSAGGKIDYDINKKPGPYIFRISGQNHHVIGSLLPIEGERPKFAQLYVFDTDNEVHNRASWMNQNDCSNSIDQTIVQNLIQMFDHYNEIAKSFRMVRDRFIDVTPLPIRLKLIGKREGDNNQYNAPSTSEIAGLLVGDFGYYDKSRDIVVEYNTGMLKRISALHPSFMSMQFPILFPYGENGYRIDIKYNNFVKKNIKRQYVTMREYYSYMIQQRFSDESALLRGGRLFQQFIVDAFTCIEQERLDFIKRNQKTLRSEIYMGIQDAFYRGDRDSNSIGKSIILPSSYTGSPRYMMEHYHDAMAICKFYGHPDLFITFTCNPKWKEIKQMLNLIVGLKAEDRPDIVSRVFKMKINTLSSDIKKGKCFGEISAFLYTVEFQKRGLPHIHCLIWLNLKQKPMSVNEIDTFICAELPDKNTDPLCYNLVTKFMIHGPCGNINIKSPCMRNGNCSKYYPKKFNTETFIDQNGFATYKRRNDNNFVEKNGIKIDNRFVVPYNRKLLMDYEAHLNTEFCCYSSLVKYLFKYISKGSDRIRAVIETNNPIDQNTNTNNIERDEVKSYLDCRYISPCEAAWRIFEFPIHHREPAVERLAVHLPNKNIVYFGENTSINQLLNNNYNTKTMLTEWMTANDLFEEARHLTYIQFPTQWTWDSRNKMWHKRKKGHVIGRIAFVHPNSGELYYLRMLLNIVKGPKNYDEVKTINGIRYETFQSTCVAYGLLGDDKEWIQVIKESILWATSNQLRRLFVVLLLFCEVSDPNKLFNMFWKDFADDIQYNMSRNLGLPNLSISNEQLKTYVLIELEKLINRNGYSLADYNLPLVNNILLNDQTNKLVLEELAFDVSEMKIKYNEMIVTLNTEQKIIFNDVIDSVFYNKGKQFFIYGHGGTGKTYLYQTIIYKFRSESKIVIVVASSGIAALLLPGGRTAHSRFKIPINLNECSTCEIKKGTQLAELIKEAVLIIWDEAPMNHRNCFEAVDRSLRDVLSSSEFDKSHLPFGGKTILLGGDFRQILPVIPQGSKEDILQASLTKSLIWKNFKVYKLKKNMRLDHNQDENITSINISFAEWLLAIGDGQIISKNIHIFDDENNWIEIPRQFLINYDDNPIYSIINHVYTEFEKNYTNIIYLKERAIVCPRNEIVDKINTAMIDLLPENEQIYYSFDNICSNTPNKEELELLYPTEFLNTLNFNGFPQHELHLKINAPIMLLRNLNPSIGLCNGTRLIIVQLGIRVIEAKIINGSFAGENVFIPRIVLSTTEKRWPFTLKRRQFPIKICYCMTINKSQGQTLNKIGIYLDNPVFTHGQLYVALSRVTNKNGIGILIHKNQKDETYNYMNFTKNVVYDEIFEQISIF, encoded by the coding sequence atgGACATCTACAATAGTAGAACTCGAAAACGAAGAATTGATGCTATTCTATCAAGCATGAACCATGATGATACTCATGACGATATTGAGATCACTTCAACTTATTTGGATTCTAATGCGCCAGAATGTGAGTGCCCACATTGCGGCGCTCTATTCTGGCGCTGTGAGGCGGTGAAAAAACAAACAAGTAGAACTCATCCACAATTTAACCTTTGTTGTAAAAATGGACTTATCATTCTTCCACAACTAAAAAAAGCACCTGAAATTTTACATTTGTTATTGAACGATGATACAAGTCAAACAACTAAAAAGTTTAGAgaaaatattagaatttataATTCCATGTTTGCATTTACTTCTGCTGGTGGTAAAATTGATTATGATATTAACAAAAAACCAGGTCCATACATATTTCGTATTAGTGGACAAAACCATCATGTAATTGGTTCTTTATTACCCATTGAAGGCGAAAGACCAAAATTTGCTCAGCTGTATGTTTTTGATACTGATAATGAGGTTCATAATAGAGCATCATGGATGAATCAAAATGATTGTTCAAACTCTATTGATCAAACTATTGTTCAAAATCTTATTCAAATGTTTGATCATTATAATGAAATTGCTAAATCGTTTAGAATGGTTAGAGATAGATTCATAGACGTCACTCCTTTACCTATCCGGCTCAAATTAATAGGTAAAAGAGAAGGCGACAACAATCAATATAATGCACCTTCTACAAGCGAAATAGCTGGCCTTTTAGTTGGAGATTTTGGCTATTACGACAAGAGTAGAGATATTGTTGTCGAATATAATACTGGAATGCTTAAAAGAATCAGTGCATTACACCCAAGTTTTATGTCTATGCAGTTTCCAATTTTATTTCCTTATGGTGAAAATGGTTATAGGATCGATATAaagtataataattttgttaaaaaaaatataaaaagacaaTATGTAACAATGCGAGAATATTATTCATATATGATACAACAACGTTTTTCCGATGAATCTGCTTTATTAAGAGGAGGACGATTATTCCAACAATTTATTGTAGATGCGTTTACATGTATTGAACAAGAAAGATTAGATTTTAtcaaaagaaatcaaaagaCTCTTCGATCTGAAATATATATGGGAATACAAGATGCTTTCTATCGCGGTGATAGAGACAGTAATAGTATAGGTAAAAGCATAATTCTTCCGTCTTCATATACAGGCAGTCCTAGATACATGATGGAACATTATCATGATGCAATGGCAATTTGCAAATTTTATGGACATCCAGatttatttataacatttacATGCAATCCTAAATGGaaagaaataaaacaaatgttAAATCTCATTGTTGGTCTAAAGGCAGAAGATAGGCCAGATATAGTTTCTCGCGtctttaaaatgaaaataaatacaTTATCTTCTGATATTAAGAAAGGCAAATGTTTTGGAGAAATTAGTGCATTTTTATATACCGTAGAATTTCAAAAAAGAGGCTTACCACACATACATTGTTTAATATGgttaaatttgaaacaaaaaccTATGAGTGTGAATGAAATAGATACTTTTATTTGTGCAGAGTTACCTGATAAAAACACTGACCCTCTATGCTATAACTTAGTAACTAAATTCATGATACATGGACCATGTGGTAACATAAATATAAAGTCACCTTGCATGCGTAATGGAAATTGTTCAAAAtattatccaaaaaaatttaatactgAAACTTTTATTGACCAAAATGGATTTGCTACTTACAAACGAAGAAACGATAATAATTTTGTTGAGAAAAATGGTATAAAAATTGATAATCGTTTTGTTGTTCCATATAACAGAAAATTATTGATGGACTATGAAGCACATCTCAATACTGAGTTCTGTTGTTATTCTTCATTAGTAAAATACCTTTTCAAATATATTAGTAAAGGATCAGATAGAATTCGAGCAGTTATTGAAACAAATAATCCAATAGACCAAAATACAAATACCAATAATATTGAAAGAGATGAAGTTAAAAGCTACTTAGATTGTCGTTATATTTCTCCGTGTGAAGCTGCTTGGAGGATTTTTGAATTTCCAATTCATCATAGAGAGCCTGCTGTTGAAAGATTGGCAGTACAtttgccaaataaaaatattgtatatTTCGGTGAAAATACAAGTATCAATCAATtgctaaataataattataatacaaAAACAATGCTAACTGAATGGATGACAGCAAATGATTTATTTGAAGAAGCACGTCATCTAACATATATTCAATTTCCTACACAATGGACATGGGATTCTAGAAATAAAATGTggcataaaagaaaaaaaggacaTGTAATAGGAAGAATTGCATTTGTACATCCTAACTCTGGAGAACTTTATTATCTCCGCATGCTTCTTAACATTGTAAAAGGACCAAAAAACTATGATGAAGTCAAAACTATTAATGGGATAAGATATGAAACATTTCAATCAACATGTGTAGCTTATGGATTATTAGGCGATGATAAAGAATGGATTCAAGTAATTAAAGAATCAATCTTATGGGCTACATCTAATCAATTGAGGCGTTTATTTGTCGTTCTTTTATTGTTTTGTGAGGTTAGTGACCCTAATAAACTGTTCAATATGTTCTGGAAAGATTTTGCTGATGACATACAATATAATATGTCAAGAAATTTAGGATTGccaaatttatcaatttctaATGAACAATTAAAGACATATGTACTCATTGAATTAGAAAAACTCATAAATCGTAACGGATATTCACTTGCAGATTATAATTTGCCGTTGGTtaacaatattttattaaatgatcAGACAAATAAATTAGTACTTGAAGAGTTAGCTTTTGACGTTTCAgagatgaaaataaaatataatgagaTGATTGTCACTTTAAATActgaacaaaaaataatattcaatGATGTTATAGATTCTGTTTTTTATAATAAAggaaaacaattttttatttatggtcaTGGTGGCACTGGAAAAACTTATTTATACCAGACAATCATATATAAATTTCGTTCAGAAAGTAAAATAGTCATCGTTGTTGCATCATCAGGAATAGCTGCTTTGTTGTTGCCTGGGGGTCGAACTGCTCATTCTAGATTTAAAATACCTATCAACTTAAATGAATGTTCAacttgtgaaattaaaaaaggaaCGCAGTTGGCCGAACTAATAAAAGAAGCTGTTTTAATAATATGGGATGAAGCTCCAATGAATCACCGTAATTGTTTTGAAGCGGTTGATAGATCATTGCGTGATGTTCTATCATCATCTGAATTTGATAAAAGTCATTTACCTTTTGGTGGGAAAACAATTTTACTTGGAGGTGATTTTCGACAAATATTGCCTGTCATCCCACAAGGATCAAAAGAAGATATACTTCAAGCTTCATTAACCAAATCTTTAATTTGGAAAAATTTTAaggtttataaattaaaaaaaaatatgagattAGATCACAATCAAGATGAGAATATAACTTCAATTAATATATCTTTTGCTGAATGGCTACTTGCCATTGGAGACGGTCAAattattagtaaaaatattCACATATTCGATGATGAAAATAATTGGATCGAAATACCTCGAcaatttctaattaattatgatGATAATCCAATATATAGTATTATAAATCATGTTTACactgaatttgaaaaaaattatacaaatataatatatttaaaagaaagAGCAATTGTATGTCCTAGAAATGAAATTgtagataaaataaatacagCTATGATCGACCTTTTGCCTGAAAATGAACAAATTTATTATAGCTTTGATAATATATGTAGTAATACTCCTAATAAGGAAGAATTAGAATTACTTTATCCGACAGAATTTTTGAATACCCTTAATTTCAATGGATTTCCTCAACACGAATTACATCTAAAAATAAATGCCCCTATAATGCtgttaagaaatttaaatccaTCAATAGGTCTATGTAATGGTACTAGATTAATAATTGTTCAACTTGGAATACGAGTAATTGAGGCTAAAATTATTAATGGTTCTTTTGCCGGAGAAAATGTTTTCATTCCTCGAATTGTTTTATCTACAACAGAAAAAAGATGGCCGTTTACTTTAAAACGAAGACAATTTCCtattaaaatttgttattgTATGACGATAAACAAAAGTCAAGGAcaaactttaaataaaattggaatATATTTAGATAATCCTGTATTTACTCATGGTCAATTATATGTTGCACTTTCCAGAgttacaaataaaaatggaattgGAATTCTAATccacaaaaatcaaaaagatgaaacttacAATTATATGAACTTTACAAAAAATGTTGTTTATGATGAAATATTTGAACAAATATCTATTTTTTGA
- the LOC126655211 gene encoding uncharacterized protein LOC126655211, whose protein sequence is MTLVRIPNDVVLGCILHQLGLPPHHYKNSEKIEPDMHASTIVFNFFDAQVGQNCHEMMAMSFESVEEAKEVAALYAIEFLKHHYDLDIYDYNKIELLELRARTENVNVECECEKLVAKIRKSKRSFRRMEKAMLEVNRITGKAIMKKKYF, encoded by the coding sequence ATGACTTTGGTTAGAATACCAAATGATGTTGTGTTAGGCTGTATTCTGCATCAACTTGGTCTTCCACCTCACCATTATAAAAATTCTGAAAAAATAGAACCGGATATGCATGCATCtacaattgtttttaatttctttgATGCCCAAGTAGGCCAAAACTGCCATGAAATGATGGCCATGAGTTTTGAAAGTGTTGAAGAAGCAAAAGAAGTAGCTGCTCTTTATGCAATAGAGTTCTTGAAGCATCATTATGATCTTGACATTTATGATTATAACAAAATAGAGCTTTTGGAACTTAGAGCAAGGACTGAAAATGTTAATGTTGAATGTGAGTGTGAGAAGCTGGTGGCTAAAATCAGAaaatcaaaaaggagttttcgTCGAATGGAGAAAGCTATGCTGGAAGTGAATAGGATTACTGGAAAAGCtatcatgaaaaaaaaatatttctga
- the LOC126655212 gene encoding B3 domain-containing transcription factor VRN1-like has translation MATRKKLSSAPSLPLSATSSENRPSPAFFKVILEETLQNKKLKIPNKFYRENCDAFGDEVNLIVPNGRLWKVGLTKSDDAVYFDQNWNKFVEQYSIQPKEFLVFEFLGFFSFGVHIYEYSGCEVHYPPTMKRAELGHN, from the exons ATGGCTACCAGGAAGAAACTGAGCTCTGCTCCAAGTCTACCTTTATCTGCTACTTCTTCAGAAAACAGACCCTCCCCAGCTTTCTTCAAAGTAATTCTTGAAGAAACTTTGCAGAACAAGAAATTG AAGATCCCGAACAAATTTTATCGCGAAAACTGCGATGCATTTGGGGATGAAGTGAATCTCATTGTTCCAAATGGGAGACTATGGAAAGTAGGTTTAACAAAATCAGATGATGCTGTTTATTTCGATCAGAATTGGAACAAGTTCGTTGAACAGTACTCGATTCAGCCGAAAGAGTTTCTAGTTTTTGAGTTCTTAGGTTTCTTCAGTTTTGGAGTTCACATATATGAATACTCTGGCTGTGAGGTTCACTATCCTCCGACTATGAAAAGAGCAGAACTTGGACACAACTAA
- the LOC126655209 gene encoding B3 domain-containing transcription factor VRN1-like — MAPSFFRVCFTETLHDQKLEIPEKFLRDNPDAFIDQVNLIDPTGTAWEVGLTKSDNKVYFDHNWNEFVKHYSIQQKYLLVFKLLGFYTFGVRICDNSGCEIDYSSTRTTPSQTEQRAMADFVNFKTEKPCFKIIIRRRGVGYRFANVPAKVKEILKEVPVELTFQLSDGREWKVKVQRNKAKQLSLGQGWTAFLRDNNLMEGDICVFEFMEMNVFGVTIFHDTK, encoded by the exons ATGGCTCCATCTTTCTTCAGAGTGTGTTTTACAGAAACTTTACATGATCAgaaattg GAGATTCCTGAAAAGTTCTTGAGGGATAACCCTGATGCGTTTATAGATCAAGTTAATCTCATTGACCCAACTGGAACTGCATGGGAAGTAGGATTGACAAAATCAGATAACAAAGTTTACTTTGATCATAATTGGAATGAATTTGTGAAGCATTACTCAATCCAACAGAAGTACTTGCTAGTGTTCAAACTCTTAGGTTTTTACACTTTCGGGGTACGCATATGCGATAACTCTGGCTGCGAAATTGACTATTCTTCCACTAGAACTACTCCATCACAGACAGAACAAAGAGCAATGGCTGATTTTGTAAATTTCAAGACTGAAAAGCCTTGTTTCAAGATCATTATTCGAAGACGCGGTGTTGGGTATAGATTCGCG AATGTGCCTGCTAAAGTTAAAGAGATTCTGAAGGAAGTTCCTGTGGAATTAACATTTCAACTTTCTGATGGAAGAGAATGGAAGGTTAAAGTGCAACGAAATAAGGCGAAGCAATTGAGCTTAGGGCAGGGATGGACTGCATTTCTGAGGGACAACAATTTGATGGAAGGCGATATTTGTGTTTTCGAGTTCATGGAGATGAATGTCTTCGGAGTTACTATATTTCATGACACCAAGTAA